The window GCGCGCTCACGGGGTCGAACTGGGTCGCCTTTACCGCGACGCCGCAGCGGATGGTGCAGTTGACCGGGGGCATCCGTCCGCGCGAAAAAGCGTTCGACAACGGCGTCTGGGTACCGCTCGAGGCACGCGAGGGATTTGCGCGATGGACCGATGATTATGCCTCGACTCTGCCGATCCTGATCTGGAAGAATATCATCGGAGGCCGCAGCGAATGACTCGAACCGACATCAGCATCATCACGGTCAACGGCAAGACGCCGCGGATCGACCCCAGCGCCTTCATCGCGCCCGGTTGCCGGATCATCGGCGACGTGACGATCGGCCCCGACGTCAGCATCTGGTATAATTGCGTGCTGCGCGCCGATGTCAGCCATATCGTCGTCGGCGCGCGCTCGAACATCCAGGACGGGACCGTCGTCCATTGCGATGGCCCGATGCCGCACCGCCCGGAAGGCTATCCGACGATCATCGGCGAGGATGTTCTGATCGGCCATCTCGCGATGGTCCATGGCTGCGTGCTGGCAGACCGGGCTTTCGTCGGGCTGAAAGCGACGGTGATGAATGGTTGCCGGATCGGCAGCGATGCGATGCTTGCCGCGGGGGCGCTACTCACCGAGAATAAGGAAATCCCCGGCCGCGAACTGTGGGCGGGTTCGCCCGCGCGCCGCGTGCGCGAGATCGGCGACGAACAGGCCGCGGGCATGCAGGCCGGCGTCGCGCATTATGTGCTCAACGGCCGCATGCACAAGGCGGCGGTCGAGGGCGAATAATCTCCCCTCCCGCTTGCGGGAGGGGTCGGGGGAGGGCCTGTTTCGCACAAGCCCACGGCCCTCGACATGCCCTCCCAGTATCAGGTCGGATGTGCCCCCGGCACATCCTTGATCAGCCGGGGGCTGATCAACCTGAAACTCCCCTCCCGCAAACGGGAGGGGGATCAAGATCAGCTGAAGTTCACCATCGCATAGAGCATCGGGATCGACAGCAGGGTGTTGGTCCGCGAAAAGATCATCGCGGTCTTCGCCGAGGCCGCCTTGGTCGCATCGTCGGCCGCGACGATGCCCAGCGCCTTCTTCTGGTTCGGCCAGATCAGGAACCAGACGTTGAACGCCATGATCAGGCCGAGCCACATGCCGACGCCGATCAGCTTGTACGGATCCTGCAGCGTCAGCGCGGGAACGAGATATTTGGCGTGACCCGCGATCGCGAGGCCCAGCACCACCGTCGCGGCGGCTGCCCAGCGGAACCAGAACAGTGCGGCCGGCGCGATATGCTTCGACACGCCGGGCTTCAGTTCGGCCGGAATCTTGGGCATCGTCGGGATCTGGACGAAGTTGAAATAATAGAGCAGCCCGATCCACAGCACGCCGAAGAAGGTATGCAGCCAGCGCATGATCGCATTGCCCGCGGCGATGCCGTCCTCGAAATTCTGGCCGTTGAGGCCGAGCATCAGGATGATCGCGAGCACCAGGCCCGCGCCCAGCACGGCGTGCAGATTAGCGAAAAATTTGTCCATGAAAGTCCCCCTCGCTTGTTATGAGGCGCGGCGCGACCCGGTGCCCGGGCAAGGCTATGCCAGCGACGGGGGCAAGGCTCAAGCTTGCTGCATAGGATCCTCCCTGTCGCGAAGCGATGGGGAGGGGGCCGCTCGCGAAGCGAGGGGTGGAGGGGCGGGCAACCTTGCGCCATAGCCCCTCCGTCAGCGGCTACGCCGCTGCCACCTCCCCATGGCTGCGCCACAGGGAGGATTGGCTGGTCAGTCCTTATCCGTCGCCGCTTCCTCGGGCAGCGCGAGGCCGTTCTTGATCATCACTGGCAACTGGGTCAGCGTGAACAGGAAGGAGAGGGCGGTGATCCCCCACACCTTGATCGTCAGCCATGTGTCGAAGCTGAACTGGCCCCGCTGGATCAGCACATACATGATGTGATTGGCGACGCCGAGGGCGAGGAAGAACAGCCCCCAGTTTCGCGACAGCAGCATCCAGCCGCGCTCGGTGATCCCGTCGAGCGCCGACTGGAGCAGATATTTGAGCATCGGCTTGCCCGCGAAATAACCGCCGAGCAGCAGCGCGGCGAAGGCGCCATAGATGATCGTCGGCTTCATCACGATGAAGCTTTCGTCGTGGAAATAGACGGTCAGTGCGCCGAAACCGATGACGAGGATGCTCGACAGCCACAGCATCGGCGAAATCTTGCCCAGCTTCCACTTCGATATGATCATCGCGGCGACGATCGCGATCATGAAGGCGACGGTGCCCTTGATCGCCGCCGTGGTCGCGGCAAAGGCGCCGGTGCCGCCCGAACTCAGCTTGTAGACCGCGAAGAAGATCAGCAGCGGGGCAAAGTCGATCACGAAATTGAGCCAGCCATGCTTGGCGGGTGGCGGCGCGGGAATGGCCGCGGGGCCGGTCGGCAGTTGCTCGAGCGTGTCGCTCATCTGATATTTCCTGCAATGATGCCCGCGATCTCGTCGGCATCGAACGGACGAAGATCGTCGATGGTTTCGCCGATGCCGATCGCGTGAATGGGAAGCCCGTGGCGCTCGGCCGCGGCGACGAGCACGCCGCCGCGCGCGGTGCCGTCGAGCTTGGTCATGACGAGGCCGGTGACCCCCGCGACCTCGCGGAACACATCGATCTGCGCCAGCGCATTCTGCCCCGTCGTCGCATCGAGTACCAGCACGACATCGTGCGGCGCCGCGGGGTTCAGCCGGCCGAGCACGCGCTTGATCTTCTCGAGTTCGTCCATCAGCTCGCGCTTGTTCTGTAATCGCCCGGCGGTGTCGACGATCAAAACGTCGATACCCGTCGCGGTCGCCTGCTTCACCGCGTCGAACACGATCCCCGCGGCGTCGCCGCCCTCGGAACCCGCCATGATCGGCACGCCCAAGCGTTCGGCCCAGACCTTCAATTGGCCGATCGCGGCGGCGCGGAAGGTGTCGCCGGCGACCAGCATCACGCCATAATCCTGTTCCTGGAACAGATGCGCCAGCTTGGCGATGGTGGTGGTCTTGCCCGACCCGTTGACCCCGATCACCAATATGACCTGCGGGCGCGGAAAGGCGTCGATCTCCAGCGGTTCGGCGACCGGGCGCAGCACTGCGGCGATTTCCTCGGCGACGATACGGCGCAACTCCTCGGTCCCGCTCGCCACCGCATCGCGTCGCGCCGCCAGCCGCTCGCGGATCCGCCCCGCCATCGCGGGCCCCAGGTCGGCGGTGATCAGCGCCTCTTCTATGCGGTCGAGATCGTCCTCGTCGAGCCGCGCCTTGCCGGTCAGCCCCGCCAGATTTTCGCCCAGCTTCTCCGACGTGCGCTTGAGCCCGCCGAACAGCCGCTCGCTCCAGCTCGCGCCGCTCATGCTGCCAGCTCCGCCGTCAGCCGGTCGCCGTCGCGCGCGCCGATCCGCACCGGCACGATGCTCCCCGGCATCGCGTCAGCGTCCAGCATCAGCCCCGCAAAATTCTCGCCATGGCCGCTCCGCCCGTCGCGTTCGACCAGCATATTCGTCCTCATTCCTGTCAGTCCGTCCATCCAGTCATGCCGCCGCCGCGCATTGGCTTCGCGCAGTATCGCCGCCCGTTCGCGTGCCACGGTCCGTCCAACCTGCGGCATCCGCGCGGCGGGGGTCCCGGCGCGCGCGCTATAGGGAAAGATATGGCCAAAGACGATGTCGCATTCGTCGATCAGCGCCAGGCTGTTCGCGAACATCGCGTCATCCTCGGTCGGGAAGCCCGCGATCAGGTCGGCGCCGATCGCAATCTCCGGTCGCGCCGCCTTGAGCCGCGCGACGAGGTCGACGACCTCGGCCCGCCGATGCCGCCGCTTCATCCGCGTCAGCACCATGTCGTCGCCTGCCTGCAGCGACAGATGGACGTGCGGCATCAGCCGCGTTTCGCCGGCCAGCAGCGCGAACAGCGCATCGTCGATCCGGTTCGGGTCGAGCGACGACAGCCGCAGCCGTTCGATCGGCAGCGCCAGCAACGCCTTGATCAGCGCGGCGAGCGTGGTGCCGCTGTCGTCGCCATAGCTCGCCAGATCGACACCGGTCAGCACGATCTCGCGTTGCCCGCGCGCCAGCGCGAGGCTCGCGCTTTCGACCACGGCATCGACGTTCGCCGACCGCGCGGTTCCGCGCGCGATCACCGTCGCGCAAAAGGTGCAGCTGTGCGAACAGCCCGTCTGCACGCCCAGAAAGGCGCGGGCATGGTCGGCACCCGACAGGGCAGGGGAATAGCTCTTGCTGCGCGCGACCGGCGCCCCGGCGCCATAGCTCTCGGTCAACCCCTTGGCGTCGTTGCGCACCACCCGCGCACCCAGTGCCGCAAAGCGTTCGCCTTCCAGCTCCGCCGCGCAACCGGTCACCACCACATTCGCCTCGGGCCGCTCGCGCAGCGCGCGCCGCACCGCCTGGCGCGCCTGCCGCACCGCTTCGTCGGTGACCGCGCAGCTGTTGAAGATGATCGTATCGCGCGCGCCGGCCGCCGTCGCCGCCGCGCGCACCGCCTCGCCTTCGGCGATGTTCAGCCGGCACCCGAAATTGACGACGTCAAGCCCGCCGCCCAACACCGCAACGCTCATCCGAACTGCGCCCAGTCGGTCTCGCCCTCGAACACCCGCGTCGCGGCGCCGCTCATCACGATCGGCTCGCCCGGCGCCCAGCGGATGATCAGGTCGCCGCCGGGCAGCGACACCGTCACCGGCGATTTCACCTTGCCCGCACGGATCGCCGCGACCGCGGTCGCGCACGCGCCGGTGCCGCACGCCTGCGTCAGCCCGACGCCGCGCTCCCACACGCGCAGTTGCAGCCGGTCGGGACCGTCGAGGCTCGCGACATTGACGTTGACGCGCTCGGGGAACAGCGGATCGGTCTCGATCCGCGGCCCCAGCTCGCCCAGGTCCACCGCATCGGCCTCGGGCACGAAAAAGACGATGTGCGGGTTGCCGACATTGACCGCCGCGCCATGCTCCAGCTCGTCCCACGCCACCGGCATGTCGCGCGTGTCCATCGGCATCGCCAGCGGGATATGCTCCCAGTCGAATTCGGGTTCGCCCAGCACCACCTCGGCGCCGCCGTCAGCCGGCGTCACGCGCAGCATGCCACCCAGGGTCTCGATCACCGCGGGTTGGCCGATCAGCGTCGCGACACAGCGCGTCGCATTGCCGCATGCCTCGACCTCGCCGCCGTCGGCATTGAAGATGCGCATCCTCACGTCGGCATGGGTCGACGGTTCGAGCAGGATCAGCTGGTCGCACCCGATGCCGTGGCGCCGGTCGGCGATCGCATGCGCGCGCGCCGGGGTCATCGCGACGGGCGCCGCGCGCGCGTCGATCACGACAAAGTCGTTGCCCAGTCCGTGCATCTTGGTGAAGCGATCCGCCATATCCCGCGCATGTAAGGCGGCAGGGGCGTGAAGTCTAGCGAGGCGGGACTATTCCAAAGCCTTGTCATTGCGAGCGGAGCGAAGCAATCCACGGCGCCCTTGCGCAACTCTGGATTGCCGCGTCGCCGTCGGCTCCTCGCAATGACGATTGGAGTGATGGAGGCGTTACGCCGACTTCCGCCGCTCGTCTTCGCTCGCGCCATCCTGTTCGGGCACCAGCGGCGAACGCAGCAGGCCGCGGTCGGCGAGCAGCTTCGCCGTTTCCGCTGCCGACACCGGCTTGCCATAATGCCAGCCCTGCGCCTTGGCGCAGCCGAGCCGGGTCAGTTCGATCGCGGTCGCCTCGTCCTCGACCCCCTCGGCGGTGATCGGCATCGCCAGGCTTTCGCCCAGCCGGACGATCGCGACGACGATCGCCTGCGCATCGGGGCTGCCCTGCATCGCGGCGATGAAGCTGCGGTCGATCTTGATCCGGTCGAACGGCAGCGCGCGCAGGTGCGACAGCGAGCTGTAGCCGGTCCCGAAATCGTCGAGGCTCAGCGACACGCCCTGGTTCTTGAGGCTGGTGACGATCGAGCGCACCAGCGGCAGATTCTCGAACAACGAGCTTTCGGTGATCTCGACCTCGAGCTGGCTCGCGGGGAATCCCGTCTCGACCAGCAGCTTGGTCAGCTTCTGGCTGAACCAGGGGTCCTTCAATTGCTGCGGCGAGATATTGACCGCCAGCGTGATCGACGGGTCCCACCCCTTGGCGATCTCCATCGCGTGGCGCACGACCCGCAACGACAGCTCGCCGATCAGCCCGCTGTCCTCGGCGACCGGGATGAAGCGGTCGGGCTCGATCATGCCATGTTCGGGTGAATCCCAGCGCATCAGCATCTCGAATCCGACCAGGCGGCCCGTCGCGATGTCGACCTGCGGCTCGAAAAAGGGCACGAATTCGTCGCGCGGCATGCCGCTGCGGATGCCGGTCTCGATCTGGTTGCGGACCTGTACCGCCATTTCCATGCCGGCCTCGAACCAGCAGAAGCGGTTCCGTCCCTCGTCCTTGCAATGATACATGGCGATGTCGGCCTGACGGACCAGCGTATCCATCGTCGCGCTCGCCTCGGTCGCGAGCGCGAGCCCGATCGACGCGCCGATGCGGATCTGCTGCGCATCGTGGATCACCGGTTCTTCGAGCACGGTGACGAGCTGCGCCGCCAGCGCCTCGATATGCGCCTTGCCCGCCGGATCGAACATCAGCATCGCGACGAACTCGTCACCGCCCAGCCGCGCCATCAGCGCGCTCGGCGGCAGCACGCTGGCGATGCGTTCGGCGGCGACCTGCAACAGGCGGTCGCCCGCGGCGTGGCCATGGATGTCGTTGACCGTCTTGAAATGGTCGAGGTCGAGCAGGAACAGCGCGACATGGCGCTGCTCGCCCGCGGCCTCGACGACCAGCGCCTGCCCCTGTTCGAGCATCGCGCGGCGGTTGAGGAAATTGGTCAGCGGATCGGTGTCGGCCAGATAGCGGGCGCGCTGCTCGGCCTCGGTGCGTTCGCGGATCTCGCGGTGCAGGTCGTTGTAGCGGCGCCAGCCGAACAGGATCAGCGCGATGTTGAGGATCAAGGTCGCGGCGAGCACCTGGTCGGCGCCGCCGCCGATGCCCGACAGAGCGCGAACGACCGATTGCATGACGCTGCTGCCGGTGCCGACGAACAGGATGATCGCGGCGACGACGATGCCGCCCGCGACGACGTCGCGCTTCGCGCCGTCGGCGCGGTCGGGTTGTTTGGGCGCAGCGGCCGTCGCCATATTCGCATTTCCCCACAGACAGCCGGTCTTTTGCGCCCCAAGCGGTGAAATTTGCGTTAAGTGTGGGTCATTCCAATCCTCGGCATGGCTTCGCCACAGGGAGGAGCTGACTTGCCTTTCCCCGCCCTTTCCCGTAAGGGCGCCCCGTTCCACCGCATTTTGCGGCGGGGCATACACGACATCCGCGACGGAAAACCTGTCCACGGATACCGCTGGTTGGCGAGGTTTCGCTCACCGGCGTGTTTTGCGTTGCGGGCGTCGTAGCAAGGATTTTGGCTGTGTTCGATAGTCTGAGCAACCGGCTTGGCGATGTTTTCGGAAAGCTCCGCGGTCGCGGTGCGCTGACCGAGGCCGACGTGCGCGCCGCGATGCGCGAAGTGCGAATCGCCCTGCTCGAGGCCGACGTCGCGCTGCC is drawn from Sphingopyxis sp. OPL5 and contains these coding sequences:
- a CDS encoding gamma carbonic anhydrase family protein codes for the protein MTRTDISIITVNGKTPRIDPSAFIAPGCRIIGDVTIGPDVSIWYNCVLRADVSHIVVGARSNIQDGTVVHCDGPMPHRPEGYPTIIGEDVLIGHLAMVHGCVLADRAFVGLKATVMNGCRIGSDAMLAAGALLTENKEIPGRELWAGSPARRVREIGDEQAAGMQAGVAHYVLNGRMHKAAVEGE
- a CDS encoding urate hydroxylase PuuD, encoding MDKFFANLHAVLGAGLVLAIILMLGLNGQNFEDGIAAGNAIMRWLHTFFGVLWIGLLYYFNFVQIPTMPKIPAELKPGVSKHIAPAALFWFRWAAAATVVLGLAIAGHAKYLVPALTLQDPYKLIGVGMWLGLIMAFNVWFLIWPNQKKALGIVAADDATKAASAKTAMIFSRTNTLLSIPMLYAMVNFS
- a CDS encoding inner membrane-spanning protein YciB; translation: MSDTLEQLPTGPAAIPAPPPAKHGWLNFVIDFAPLLIFFAVYKLSSGGTGAFAATTAAIKGTVAFMIAIVAAMIISKWKLGKISPMLWLSSILVIGFGALTVYFHDESFIVMKPTIIYGAFAALLLGGYFAGKPMLKYLLQSALDGITERGWMLLSRNWGLFFLALGVANHIMYVLIQRGQFSFDTWLTIKVWGITALSFLFTLTQLPVMIKNGLALPEEAATDKD
- the ftsY gene encoding signal recognition particle-docking protein FtsY; translation: MSGASWSERLFGGLKRTSEKLGENLAGLTGKARLDEDDLDRIEEALITADLGPAMAGRIRERLAARRDAVASGTEELRRIVAEEIAAVLRPVAEPLEIDAFPRPQVILVIGVNGSGKTTTIAKLAHLFQEQDYGVMLVAGDTFRAAAIGQLKVWAERLGVPIMAGSEGGDAAGIVFDAVKQATATGIDVLIVDTAGRLQNKRELMDELEKIKRVLGRLNPAAPHDVVLVLDATTGQNALAQIDVFREVAGVTGLVMTKLDGTARGGVLVAAAERHGLPIHAIGIGETIDDLRPFDADEIAGIIAGNIR
- a CDS encoding MiaB/RimO family radical SAM methylthiotransferase, whose amino-acid sequence is MSVAVLGGGLDVVNFGCRLNIAEGEAVRAAATAAGARDTIIFNSCAVTDEAVRQARQAVRRALRERPEANVVVTGCAAELEGERFAALGARVVRNDAKGLTESYGAGAPVARSKSYSPALSGADHARAFLGVQTGCSHSCTFCATVIARGTARSANVDAVVESASLALARGQREIVLTGVDLASYGDDSGTTLAALIKALLALPIERLRLSSLDPNRIDDALFALLAGETRLMPHVHLSLQAGDDMVLTRMKRRHRRAEVVDLVARLKAARPEIAIGADLIAGFPTEDDAMFANSLALIDECDIVFGHIFPYSARAGTPAARMPQVGRTVARERAAILREANARRRHDWMDGLTGMRTNMLVERDGRSGHGENFAGLMLDADAMPGSIVPVRIGARDGDRLTAELAA
- the dapF gene encoding diaminopimelate epimerase yields the protein MADRFTKMHGLGNDFVVIDARAAPVAMTPARAHAIADRRHGIGCDQLILLEPSTHADVRMRIFNADGGEVEACGNATRCVATLIGQPAVIETLGGMLRVTPADGGAEVVLGEPEFDWEHIPLAMPMDTRDMPVAWDELEHGAAVNVGNPHIVFFVPEADAVDLGELGPRIETDPLFPERVNVNVASLDGPDRLQLRVWERGVGLTQACGTGACATAVAAIRAGKVKSPVTVSLPGGDLIIRWAPGEPIVMSGAATRVFEGETDWAQFG
- a CDS encoding putative bifunctional diguanylate cyclase/phosphodiesterase — its product is MATAAAPKQPDRADGAKRDVVAGGIVVAAIILFVGTGSSVMQSVVRALSGIGGGADQVLAATLILNIALILFGWRRYNDLHREIRERTEAEQRARYLADTDPLTNFLNRRAMLEQGQALVVEAAGEQRHVALFLLDLDHFKTVNDIHGHAAGDRLLQVAAERIASVLPPSALMARLGGDEFVAMLMFDPAGKAHIEALAAQLVTVLEEPVIHDAQQIRIGASIGLALATEASATMDTLVRQADIAMYHCKDEGRNRFCWFEAGMEMAVQVRNQIETGIRSGMPRDEFVPFFEPQVDIATGRLVGFEMLMRWDSPEHGMIEPDRFIPVAEDSGLIGELSLRVVRHAMEIAKGWDPSITLAVNISPQQLKDPWFSQKLTKLLVETGFPASQLEVEITESSLFENLPLVRSIVTSLKNQGVSLSLDDFGTGYSSLSHLRALPFDRIKIDRSFIAAMQGSPDAQAIVVAIVRLGESLAMPITAEGVEDEATAIELTRLGCAKAQGWHYGKPVSAAETAKLLADRGLLRSPLVPEQDGASEDERRKSA